One Deinococcus sp. LM3 genomic region harbors:
- the rsmG gene encoding 16S rRNA (guanine(527)-N(7))-methyltransferase RsmG, protein MTPEGEALLRQGAAELGLNVDAQIPAFAALLELLVEANTRVNLTALKTEPDIVLKHFVDSLSCLRGGHLDGAGRVIDLGTGAGFPALPLAIMAPGTTFTPLDSIRKKIDFVRAAAASLDLPNVTPQVGRAETLGRDPDHREGYDRVVCRAVAALPILAELGLPLLKPGGRLVAQKGPISEAELQAGRQAAAEVGGRVTVVDAFTLPVLGDARTLIVIEKTGPTPEKYPRREGVPNQQPLFWSAR, encoded by the coding sequence ATGACCCCCGAAGGCGAGGCGCTGCTGCGCCAGGGTGCCGCCGAACTGGGCCTGAACGTGGACGCCCAGATTCCGGCCTTCGCCGCGCTGCTGGAACTGCTGGTCGAGGCGAACACCCGCGTGAACCTGACCGCCCTGAAGACCGAACCGGACATCGTCCTGAAGCACTTCGTGGATTCCCTCAGCTGCCTGCGCGGCGGGCATCTGGACGGGGCCGGGCGCGTCATCGACCTGGGGACGGGTGCGGGCTTCCCGGCGTTGCCACTGGCGATCATGGCGCCGGGCACAACCTTCACGCCGCTGGACTCGATCCGCAAGAAGATCGACTTCGTGCGCGCCGCCGCCGCCTCGCTGGACCTGCCCAACGTCACCCCACAGGTGGGCCGCGCCGAGACGCTGGGCCGTGACCCCGACCACCGCGAAGGCTACGACCGCGTGGTGTGCCGCGCCGTGGCCGCCCTGCCCATCCTGGCCGAACTGGGCCTGCCACTGCTGAAGCCCGGCGGGCGACTGGTCGCGCAGAAAGGACCGATCAGCGAGGCCGAGTTACAGGCTGGCCGGCAGGCCGCCGCCGAGGTGGGTGGCCGCGTGACTGTCGTGGACGCCTTCACGCTGCCCGTGCTGGGCGACGCCCGCACCCTGATCGTGATCGAGAAGACCGGCCCCACGCCCGAGAAGTACCCCAGGCGTGAAGGTGTGCCCAACCAGCAACCGCTATTCTGGTCGGCACGGTGA
- a CDS encoding ParA family protein: MKVLGVVNQKGGVGKTTTAVNLAAYLAAGGKRVLLLDMDPQGNATSGLGLRGATQGLYEALGEPARVDEFTLDTAQAGLRVLPATPDLAGAGVELAEDPDALARLLASVSGYDVVLIDAPPSLGPLTVNVLAASDALLIPLQAEYYALEGLAGMMETVERVQGGLNPRLKVLGVVLTMFDGRTNLSQEVESMVRQHFGELVFWSVVPRNVRLSEAPSYAKPINAFAPLSAGAAAYKRLSEEVMQRVEKI, from the coding sequence ATGAAGGTTCTCGGCGTGGTCAACCAGAAGGGCGGGGTCGGCAAGACCACCACCGCCGTGAACCTCGCCGCGTACCTCGCCGCCGGGGGCAAGAGGGTGCTGCTGCTCGACATGGACCCGCAGGGCAACGCCACCAGCGGCCTGGGCCTGCGCGGCGCCACCCAGGGTCTGTACGAGGCGCTGGGCGAACCGGCCCGCGTGGACGAATTCACGCTGGACACCGCCCAGGCCGGCCTGCGGGTGCTGCCCGCCACGCCGGATCTGGCCGGCGCGGGCGTGGAACTCGCCGAGGACCCGGACGCCCTGGCCCGCCTGCTGGCCAGCGTGAGCGGCTACGACGTGGTCCTGATCGACGCGCCGCCCAGCCTGGGGCCGCTGACCGTGAACGTGCTGGCCGCCTCGGACGCGCTGCTGATCCCCCTGCAGGCCGAGTACTACGCGCTCGAGGGACTGGCCGGCATGATGGAGACCGTCGAGCGCGTGCAGGGCGGCCTGAACCCGCGCCTGAAGGTGCTGGGCGTCGTGCTGACCATGTTCGACGGCCGCACCAACCTCTCGCAGGAAGTCGAGAGCATGGTCCGGCAGCATTTCGGGGAACTGGTGTTCTGGTCGGTCGTGCCGCGCAACGTGCGCCTGTCTGAGGCGCCCAGTTACGCCAAACCCATCAACGCCTTCGCGCCGCTGTCCGCCGGGGCCGCCGCGTACAAACGCCTGAGCGAGGAGGTGATGCAACGTGTCGAGAAAATCTAG
- a CDS encoding ParB/RepB/Spo0J family partition protein, whose translation MSRKSSLGRGLDALLARPAEPQPDPGGPQVQTLKITQIVQAAYQPRQVFAPEALAELAQSIRDKGVLQPLLVRPRAEHFEIVAGERRWRASQLAGLTEVPVIIRDLGDREALEIAIVENLQREDLGPLEEARAYQTLMEQGLNQEGVAQAVGKSRSAVSNALRLLSLPDAALRALDAGQISAGHARAILSQPDTDRAWALEQITTRNLSVRDAEALKRERRADAPVKVNPPRAYRQLELDLSRRTGTRVRITGEDRGRVELNYASREELDRLLNLLGYAAEE comes from the coding sequence GTGTCGAGAAAATCTAGCCTGGGCCGTGGCCTGGACGCGCTGCTGGCCCGCCCCGCCGAACCGCAACCCGACCCGGGCGGCCCGCAGGTGCAGACCCTGAAGATCACCCAGATCGTGCAGGCCGCCTACCAGCCCCGGCAGGTGTTCGCGCCCGAGGCGCTGGCGGAACTCGCGCAGAGCATCCGGGACAAGGGCGTGCTGCAACCCCTGCTGGTCCGCCCGCGCGCCGAGCACTTCGAGATCGTCGCCGGGGAACGCCGCTGGCGCGCCAGTCAGCTGGCCGGACTGACCGAGGTTCCCGTCATCATCCGCGACCTCGGGGACCGCGAGGCGCTGGAAATCGCCATCGTCGAGAATCTGCAACGCGAGGACCTGGGCCCGCTGGAAGAGGCCCGCGCGTACCAGACCCTGATGGAACAGGGCCTGAACCAGGAAGGCGTGGCGCAGGCAGTCGGCAAGAGCCGCAGCGCCGTGTCGAACGCACTGCGCCTGCTGAGCCTGCCCGACGCTGCGCTGCGCGCCCTGGACGCCGGGCAGATCAGCGCCGGGCACGCCCGCGCGATCCTCTCGCAACCCGATACCGACCGCGCCTGGGCGCTCGAGCAGATCACGACCCGCAACCTGAGCGTCCGGGACGCCGAGGCCCTGAAACGCGAACGCCGTGCCGACGCGCCCGTCAAGGTGAACCCGCCGCGCGCCTACCGGCAGCTGGAACTGGACCTGAGCCGCCGCACCGGGACCCGCGTGCGCATCACGGGCGAGGACCGGGGCCGTGTGGAACTGAATTACGCCTCCCGCGAGGAACTCGACCGCCTGCTGAACCTGCTCGGATACGCCGCCGAGGAATAG
- a CDS encoding VanW family protein — MTLSRRTWLLSALLLGGTGSVAQTATDPAPPAQSVPGIPALPPGPVPAPPAPITPAPITPAPITPAPVTPEPTPPAPVTPPADPAPSPVPAPSPTPVPAPPVPTPVVTTPAPAKITAPLLINVEAQWPALVNGKKTTVPFTRTLTIPGKRVDLLRQRGVITESLEADLQRFVRELPTTPQDARFEELWNGWAVVQRNGLSVNMDRTRANLLAALKDPRGVKVSVVLGTQTAPKRTLSFFSSRGVTAHLGTGETNYYGSSPARVTNIHVGSRPFQDRLVEGKTVSFNQMVGPITTRAGFVTGLVISGERTADGVGGGICQVSTTVFRALYGAGLPILERRNHSYQVRYYDPQGLDASIYQPSLDLRFANDTGGALWFQTDWNDQESRLTVHVFGKARDFTVQIGVPKTLSTTPPPPDRLIPDAGVPAGQRRQVDWAAPGAVIEVTRSFVRGGRVFRQDTLKSTYRPWPNIFLVGR; from the coding sequence ATGACCCTGTCCCGCCGCACCTGGCTTCTGAGCGCACTCCTGCTGGGCGGCACCGGAAGTGTGGCCCAGACGGCGACCGACCCGGCCCCACCTGCGCAGAGCGTACCGGGCATTCCGGCCCTGCCTCCCGGTCCGGTGCCCGCGCCGCCCGCGCCCATCACTCCGGCGCCCATTACGCCGGCACCCATTACCCCGGCACCTGTTACCCCGGAGCCCACCCCGCCGGCTCCCGTGACCCCGCCCGCCGACCCGGCTCCGTCGCCGGTGCCAGCCCCCTCCCCCACCCCGGTGCCGGCCCCGCCGGTTCCCACACCGGTCGTCACGACCCCTGCCCCCGCGAAGATCACGGCCCCGCTGCTGATCAATGTGGAAGCGCAGTGGCCGGCGCTGGTGAACGGCAAGAAGACCACGGTGCCGTTCACGCGGACCCTGACCATTCCGGGCAAGCGCGTGGACCTGCTGCGGCAGCGCGGCGTGATCACCGAGAGCCTGGAAGCCGACCTGCAACGCTTCGTGCGGGAACTGCCCACCACCCCGCAGGACGCCCGCTTCGAGGAACTGTGGAACGGCTGGGCGGTCGTGCAGCGCAACGGTCTGTCCGTGAACATGGACCGCACCCGCGCGAATCTGCTGGCCGCGCTGAAAGACCCGCGCGGCGTGAAGGTGAGCGTGGTGCTGGGCACGCAGACCGCACCGAAGCGCACCCTGAGCTTCTTCTCGTCGCGCGGCGTCACCGCGCACCTGGGCACCGGCGAGACGAACTACTACGGCAGCAGCCCGGCGCGCGTGACGAACATTCACGTCGGGTCGCGGCCCTTCCAGGACCGGCTGGTGGAAGGCAAGACCGTCTCGTTCAACCAGATGGTCGGGCCGATCACCACCCGCGCGGGCTTCGTGACCGGGCTGGTCATCTCGGGGGAACGCACCGCCGACGGCGTGGGCGGGGGCATCTGTCAGGTGAGCACCACGGTCTTCCGCGCGCTGTACGGCGCGGGCCTGCCCATCCTGGAACGCCGTAACCACTCGTATCAGGTGCGGTACTACGATCCGCAGGGTCTGGACGCCAGCATCTACCAGCCCAGCCTGGATCTGCGCTTCGCGAACGACACGGGCGGCGCGCTGTGGTTCCAGACCGACTGGAACGACCAGGAGTCACGCCTGACTGTTCACGTATTCGGGAAGGCGCGTGACTTCACGGTGCAGATCGGCGTGCCGAAGACCCTGAGCACCACGCCCCCGCCGCCCGACCGCCTGATTCCGGATGCCGGCGTCCCGGCCGGGCAGCGCCGTCAGGTGGACTGGGCCGCGCCGGGCGCCGTGATCGAGGTCACGCGGTCCTTCGTGCGCGGCGGCAGGGTGTTCAGGCAGGACACCCTGAAAAGCACGTACCGTCCCTGGCCGAACATCTTCCTCGTGGGTCGCTGA
- a CDS encoding YpdA family putative bacillithiol disulfide reductase, whose amino-acid sequence MSLVDVAIVGAGPVGLAAAIACKRAGLSYVVLEKGCVVNAIFEYPTYMTFFTTAPELEIGNHPMVTGHDKPDRRDALMYYRLVTQREELNVEQYTEVTRVHAAPAGFTLAVEKRDGTPGVVEARRVVVATGYYDNPLPLGIPGEDGENVSHYYTEAHPFMGLNVTVIGAGNSAADAALDLWRGGANVTMVVRAPELKSTIKYWVRPDLENRIREGSIAAHFNSQVVQIAGDHVKVRGEDGGVRDLPTHFTFALTGYRPDLSFLADLNLAAQPDECLVLDEHYQSSVPGLFVVGSAGFAGKTNQVFIENGRHHAVAAIAEVERQLAGQRDLQPG is encoded by the coding sequence ATGAGTCTGGTTGATGTTGCCATTGTCGGGGCGGGTCCGGTGGGTCTGGCCGCCGCCATTGCCTGCAAACGTGCAGGCCTGAGTTACGTGGTGCTGGAGAAGGGCTGCGTCGTGAACGCCATCTTCGAGTACCCCACGTACATGACGTTCTTCACGACCGCGCCGGAACTGGAGATCGGGAATCACCCGATGGTGACCGGGCACGACAAACCCGACCGCCGCGACGCGCTGATGTACTACCGGCTGGTCACGCAGCGGGAAGAACTGAACGTCGAGCAGTACACCGAGGTCACGCGCGTGCACGCCGCCCCGGCGGGCTTCACGCTGGCCGTCGAGAAACGCGACGGTACGCCCGGCGTGGTCGAGGCGCGGCGCGTGGTGGTCGCCACCGGGTACTACGACAACCCGCTGCCGCTGGGCATTCCCGGTGAGGACGGCGAGAACGTCAGCCACTACTACACCGAGGCGCACCCGTTCATGGGCCTGAACGTCACGGTGATCGGCGCGGGCAACAGCGCCGCCGACGCCGCGCTGGACCTGTGGCGCGGCGGCGCGAACGTGACCATGGTCGTGCGCGCCCCGGAATTGAAAAGCACCATCAAGTACTGGGTGCGCCCGGACCTGGAAAACCGCATCCGCGAGGGCAGCATCGCCGCGCACTTCAACTCGCAGGTCGTGCAGATCGCCGGGGATCACGTGAAGGTGCGCGGCGAGGACGGCGGCGTGCGCGACCTGCCCACGCACTTCACGTTCGCGCTGACCGGCTACCGGCCGGACCTGTCGTTCCTGGCGGACCTGAATCTCGCGGCGCAGCCGGACGAGTGCCTGGTGCTCGACGAGCACTACCAGAGCAGCGTGCCGGGCCTGTTCGTGGTGGGCAGCGCGGGCTTTGCCGGGAAGACCAATCAGGTGTTCATCGAGAACGGCCGTCACCACGCCGTGGCCGCCATCGCCGAGGTCGAGCGGCAGCTGGCCGGTCAGCGGGACCTTCAGCCCGGCTGA
- a CDS encoding AIM24 family protein codes for MGHMQLVQEQKGNGLTLRIHALTHVTRFSHGSDGLNESREMDGRFTVEAELHGSGVLIEPGAFQYSVGQVQAAVEQQQQGGFLRRAMATAGTGESAFATRFTGQGRVWTEPTRRHFIIAESTGDAGDDMILDDRAFYLAQDTMQLGVHTHNTVSGALSGNGLRQPKLTGRGIFVVESPVPVSEVEVIELNGSDSVIVDGDMILMYSASLRVELRPLVRGVRNAMRSGEGLVFVISGKGTVFLTPTHRNASIASTALT; via the coding sequence ATGGGTCACATGCAGCTGGTGCAGGAGCAGAAGGGCAACGGGTTGACGTTACGCATTCACGCGCTGACGCACGTCACGCGGTTCTCGCACGGCAGTGACGGTCTGAACGAGTCCCGCGAGATGGACGGCCGTTTCACGGTCGAGGCCGAGTTGCACGGCAGCGGCGTGCTGATCGAGCCGGGCGCGTTCCAGTACTCGGTGGGGCAGGTGCAGGCGGCGGTGGAACAGCAGCAGCAGGGCGGGTTCCTGCGCCGCGCCATGGCGACGGCCGGAACGGGCGAGAGTGCCTTCGCCACGCGCTTTACCGGGCAGGGCCGGGTCTGGACGGAACCCACGCGGCGGCACTTCATCATCGCGGAGTCCACCGGGGACGCCGGGGACGACATGATTCTGGATGACCGGGCCTTCTACCTCGCGCAGGACACCATGCAGCTGGGCGTGCACACGCACAACACGGTGTCGGGCGCGCTGTCCGGGAACGGCCTGCGGCAGCCCAAGCTGACCGGGCGGGGCATCTTCGTGGTCGAGTCCCCGGTGCCCGTCTCGGAGGTCGAGGTCATCGAACTGAACGGGAGCGACTCGGTGATCGTGGACGGCGACATGATCCTGATGTACTCGGCGTCCCTGCGGGTGGAACTGCGCCCCCTGGTGCGCGGCGTCCGCAACGCCATGCGCAGCGGCGAGGGGCTGGTGTTCGTGATCAGCGGGAAAGGCACGGTGTTCCTGACGCCCACGCACCGCAACGCGTCGATCGCCAGTACGGCCCTGACCTGA
- a CDS encoding GGDEF domain-containing protein translates to MSGPPEQRPTLPTPDGTLLPPEELRRRVYLLALAAGLIVLTIVFAVGNFQGRTDVYTGVLVPALTIMVLFSTGWLLARRSVPFIERAVFICMNVAHLAQILEQTLGPDPNTLASNDAPYWMLVTVCMVAHLISRPRIAGLYSAAAYLLSCALPLGGLLLTAQPVSAELVRVQLTAGITLVFVHALSWYRGQFEAQRARLHLAQQLAHTDQLTGLPNRRGLYPAVETLLTPGEGGAVLLLDLDHFKRVNDQYGHQAGDTVLIGAATLTSDLLPSPAVVGRWGGEEFMAVLPGTDLLTAQVQAARLCRAFAAHHWPGVGRVTVSIGVSVACHAPNRPPDTLPTLIARADQALYRAKAAGRNSWKADTDPHQPD, encoded by the coding sequence ATGAGCGGCCCCCCCGAGCAGCGGCCCACCCTGCCCACCCCGGACGGGACCCTGCTGCCGCCCGAGGAACTGCGCCGCCGCGTGTACCTGCTGGCCCTCGCCGCCGGACTGATCGTCCTGACCATCGTGTTCGCGGTCGGGAACTTTCAGGGCCGCACCGACGTGTATACCGGTGTCCTCGTGCCGGCGCTGACCATCATGGTGCTGTTCAGCACCGGCTGGCTGCTGGCCCGGCGATCCGTCCCGTTCATAGAGCGGGCCGTGTTCATCTGCATGAACGTCGCGCACCTCGCGCAGATCCTCGAGCAGACACTCGGCCCGGACCCGAACACCCTGGCCAGCAACGACGCGCCGTACTGGATGCTCGTCACGGTCTGCATGGTCGCGCACCTGATCTCCCGCCCCCGCATCGCCGGGCTGTACAGCGCCGCCGCGTACCTGCTCAGCTGCGCCCTGCCGCTCGGCGGGCTGCTGCTGACCGCGCAGCCGGTATCGGCCGAGCTGGTCCGCGTGCAACTGACCGCCGGCATCACCCTGGTGTTCGTGCACGCCCTCTCCTGGTACCGGGGGCAGTTCGAGGCGCAGCGCGCCCGCCTGCACCTCGCGCAGCAACTCGCGCACACCGACCAGCTGACCGGGCTGCCCAACCGGCGCGGCCTGTACCCGGCCGTGGAAACCCTGCTGACCCCCGGCGAGGGCGGCGCGGTCCTGCTGCTGGACCTCGATCACTTCAAACGCGTGAACGACCAGTACGGCCACCAGGCTGGCGACACCGTGCTGATCGGGGCCGCCACCCTGACCAGCGACCTCCTGCCGTCCCCCGCCGTCGTGGGCCGCTGGGGAGGCGAGGAATTCATGGCCGTCCTGCCCGGCACGGACCTGCTGACCGCGCAGGTGCAGGCCGCCCGCCTGTGCCGCGCCTTCGCTGCGCACCACTGGCCCGGCGTGGGCCGCGTGACCGTCAGCATCGGCGTGAGCGTCGCCTGCCACGCCCCGAACCGTCCGCCCGACACGCTCCCCACCCTGATCGCCCGCGCCGACCAGGCCCTGTACCGCGCCAAGGCCGCCGGCCGGAACAGCTGGAAAGCCGACACCGACCCGCACCAACCAGACTGA
- a CDS encoding dihydrofolate reductase encodes MSPVPEQVGPELVGIVAVTENGVIGRDGGMPWHLPADLAHFRSLSRGKPNVMGRKVWDSLGGRPLPGRENIVLTRNAAFSAPGARVAHSPQEALALSGNVPEVAIIGGAEVYALFLPQLTRVELTLIHARLDGDTFMPDLGDGWVVTQERTRAADDANPFDLTFRTLRRA; translated from the coding sequence ATGTCCCCGGTGCCTGAGCAGGTGGGGCCGGAACTGGTCGGCATTGTGGCCGTGACCGAGAACGGCGTGATCGGGCGGGATGGGGGGATGCCGTGGCACCTGCCGGCGGATCTGGCGCACTTCCGCTCGCTCAGTCGCGGGAAGCCGAACGTGATGGGCCGGAAGGTGTGGGATTCGCTGGGCGGGCGGCCGCTGCCGGGGCGGGAGAACATCGTCCTGACCCGAAATGCGGCGTTCAGCGCGCCGGGCGCGCGGGTGGCGCACTCCCCGCAGGAGGCGCTGGCGCTGTCCGGGAACGTGCCGGAGGTGGCGATCATCGGTGGGGCGGAGGTGTATGCGCTGTTCCTGCCGCAGCTGACCCGCGTGGAACTCACGCTGATTCACGCGCGGCTGGACGGCGATACCTTCATGCCGGACCTGGGAGACGGGTGGGTGGTGACGCAGGAGCGAACGCGTGCGGCGGACGACGCGAACCCCTTCGACCTGACGTTCCGGACGTTGCGGCGCGCGTAG
- a CDS encoding deaminase, which yields MTRPSFDELGLATARLWASRSADSKVRVGACILDRHHRVVGVGYNGRAAGEPNERESLSQGHSGFIHAEVNALLAANWNGEGHTLYVTHEPCAACARLIVNSRRVGRVIFESAYRETNRVESGLPSGEQILRDAGIEVMHVPGA from the coding sequence ATGACCCGCCCGTCGTTCGACGAGCTGGGGCTGGCGACGGCGCGGCTGTGGGCGTCGCGGAGTGCGGACAGCAAGGTGCGGGTGGGGGCGTGCATTCTGGACCGGCATCACCGGGTGGTGGGCGTGGGGTACAACGGGCGCGCGGCGGGTGAGCCGAACGAGCGCGAGAGCCTGTCGCAGGGGCACAGTGGGTTCATTCACGCGGAGGTGAACGCGCTGCTGGCCGCGAACTGGAACGGGGAGGGGCACACGCTGTACGTGACGCATGAGCCGTGCGCGGCGTGTGCGCGGCTGATCGTGAATTCGCGTCGGGTGGGGCGCGTGATCTTCGAGTCGGCGTACCGGGAGACGAACCGTGTGGAGTCGGGCCTGCCGAGCGGAGAGCAGATCCTGCGGGATGCGGGGATCGAGGTGATGCATGTCCCCGGTGCCTGA
- a CDS encoding HIT domain-containing protein: MSGCIFCRIVAGDAPASMVAGNELAVAFLDIGAFTRGHTLVVPRRHAVTFTDLTPEEAAAMTALAQEVARAIQSSEVRGEGFNLWMANGAAAGQDVFHAHLHVFPRHAKDGVSVAVDALSPTRAELDEVAAGLRRVLESA, from the coding sequence ATGAGCGGCTGCATCTTCTGCCGGATCGTGGCTGGGGACGCGCCTGCCAGCATGGTTGCGGGCAACGAACTGGCCGTCGCGTTTCTGGATATCGGGGCGTTCACGCGTGGGCACACGCTGGTCGTGCCCCGGCGGCACGCGGTGACTTTCACTGACCTGACCCCCGAGGAGGCCGCCGCCATGACCGCACTGGCGCAGGAGGTCGCGCGGGCCATCCAGAGCAGCGAGGTGAGGGGTGAGGGCTTCAACCTCTGGATGGCGAACGGCGCGGCAGCTGGGCAGGACGTGTTTCACGCGCACCTGCACGTCTTCCCCCGGCATGCGAAGGACGGCGTGAGTGTCGCTGTGGACGCCCTGTCCCCCACCCGCGCTGAACTGGACGAGGTGGCCGCCGGACTGCGCCGCGTTCTGGAGTCGGCATGA
- a CDS encoding thymidylate synthase, with translation MKQYLDLMRHVLEHGTVKTDRTGTGTRSVFGAQMRFDLRDGFPLVTTKRVHLKSVIYELLWFLRGDTNVKWLQERGVSIWDEWADENGDLGPVYSAQWRSWPTPDGGSIDQIAQVIEQIKRTPDSRRLIVNAWNVAQIGDMALPPCHAMFQFYVADGRLSCQLYQRSADLFLGVPFNIASYALLTLMVAQVCGLEPGEFIWTGGDVHLYSNHMEQVERQLAREPRSLPVMHLRGEVRDIFEFGYEDFRLEGYDPYPGIKAPVAV, from the coding sequence ATGAAGCAGTATCTCGATCTGATGCGGCATGTGCTGGAGCACGGCACCGTGAAAACCGACCGGACCGGCACCGGCACGCGCTCGGTGTTCGGCGCGCAGATGCGTTTCGACCTGCGTGACGGCTTCCCGCTCGTCACCACCAAGCGGGTGCACCTGAAAAGCGTGATCTACGAACTGCTGTGGTTCCTGCGCGGCGACACGAACGTGAAGTGGCTTCAGGAGCGCGGCGTGAGCATCTGGGACGAGTGGGCCGACGAGAACGGCGACCTGGGCCCCGTGTACAGCGCCCAGTGGCGCAGCTGGCCCACCCCGGACGGTGGCAGCATCGACCAGATCGCGCAGGTCATCGAGCAGATCAAACGCACCCCGGACAGCCGCCGCCTGATCGTGAACGCCTGGAACGTCGCGCAGATTGGCGACATGGCCCTGCCGCCCTGCCACGCGATGTTCCAGTTCTACGTGGCGGACGGGCGCCTCAGCTGCCAGCTTTATCAGCGCAGCGCGGATCTGTTTTTGGGCGTGCCGTTCAACATCGCGTCCTACGCGCTGCTGACCCTGATGGTCGCGCAGGTCTGCGGCCTGGAACCCGGCGAGTTCATCTGGACCGGCGGGGACGTCCACCTGTACAGCAACCACATGGAGCAGGTGGAACGGCAACTGGCGCGGGAGCCGCGTTCACTGCCCGTCATGCACCTGAGGGGCGAGGTCAGGGACATCTTCGAGTTCGGGTACGAGGACTTCCGCCTGGAAGGCTACGACCCGTACCCCGGCATCAAGGCTCCGGTGGCTGTATGA
- the fumC gene encoding class II fumarate hydratase: MTNIRKESDTMGTLDVDASRYWGAQTERSIHNFPIGRDTFVWGRPVIRALGILKKGAAQANADLGELPRDVADLIVQAADEVIAGKLDDHFPLVVFQTGSGTQSNMNSNEVISNRAIEIAGGEMGSKKPVHPNDHVNRGQSSNDTFPTAMHIAVVLELNERLYGSVGKLRDTLHAKAQEHAGLVKVGRTHLQDATPITLGQEIGGWVAQLDYALEQVRHAGEGLLELAIGGTAVGTGLNAHPQFGDLAAKKYAEETGFAFRSAQNKFAALSAHDALVQTSAALRTLAGALMKMANDVRWLASGPRNGIGEIVIPENEPGSSIMPGKVNPTQSEAMTMVATRVFGNDATVAFAGSQGNFQLNVFKPVMVHAVLESIRLISDACLAFNDNCAVGIEPNIEKIEHNLSINLMQVTALNKHIGYDRAAAIAKKAHKEGSSLKEAALSLGYVTDAEFDEWVVPLDMTHS; the protein is encoded by the coding sequence ATGACCAACATTCGTAAAGAGTCGGACACCATGGGCACCCTGGATGTGGACGCCAGCCGTTACTGGGGCGCGCAGACGGAGCGCAGCATCCATAACTTCCCGATCGGGCGGGATACGTTCGTGTGGGGCCGTCCGGTGATCCGGGCGCTGGGCATCCTGAAGAAGGGCGCGGCGCAGGCGAACGCGGATCTGGGGGAACTGCCGCGTGACGTGGCGGACCTGATCGTGCAGGCGGCCGACGAGGTGATTGCCGGGAAACTGGATGACCACTTCCCGCTGGTGGTGTTCCAGACGGGGTCGGGCACGCAGAGCAACATGAACTCGAACGAGGTGATCAGCAACCGCGCCATCGAGATCGCGGGCGGCGAGATGGGCAGCAAGAAGCCCGTGCACCCGAACGATCACGTGAACCGGGGTCAGAGCAGCAACGATACCTTCCCGACGGCCATGCACATCGCGGTGGTGCTGGAACTGAACGAGCGGCTGTACGGCAGTGTGGGCAAGCTGCGCGATACGCTGCACGCCAAGGCGCAGGAGCATGCGGGGCTGGTGAAGGTGGGCCGCACGCACCTTCAAGACGCCACGCCCATCACGCTGGGGCAGGAGATCGGCGGGTGGGTCGCGCAACTGGATTACGCGCTCGAGCAGGTGCGGCACGCGGGCGAGGGCCTGCTGGAACTGGCGATCGGCGGTACGGCGGTCGGGACGGGCCTGAACGCGCACCCGCAGTTCGGGGATCTGGCCGCGAAGAAGTACGCCGAGGAGACGGGCTTCGCGTTCCGTAGCGCCCAGAACAAGTTCGCGGCCCTGAGCGCGCACGACGCGCTGGTGCAGACCTCGGCGGCGTTGCGGACCCTGGCGGGCGCGCTGATGAAGATGGCGAACGACGTGCGCTGGCTGGCCAGCGGGCCCCGCAACGGCATCGGCGAGATCGTCATTCCCGAGAACGAGCCCGGCAGCTCCATCATGCCCGGCAAGGTGAACCCCACCCAGTCCGAGGCCATGACCATGGTCGCCACGCGCGTGTTCGGCAACGACGCGACCGTGGCGTTCGCGGGCAGCCAGGGGAACTTCCAGCTGAACGTGTTCAAGCCCGTCATGGTGCACGCCGTGCTGGAAAGCATCCGTCTGATCAGTGACGCCTGCCTCGCGTTCAACGACAACTGCGCGGTCGGCATCGAGCCGAACATCGAGAAGATCGAGCACAACCTCAGCATCAACCTGATGCAGGTCACGGCCCTGAACAAACACATCGGGTATGACCGGGCCGCCGCCATCGCCAAGAAAGCCCACAAGGAAGGCAGCAGCCTGAAGGAAGCGGCCCTGAGTCTGGGCTACGTCACGGACGCCGAGTTCGACGAGTGGGTCGTGCCGCTCGACATGACGCACAGCTGA